Within Anopheles nili chromosome 3, idAnoNiliSN_F5_01, whole genome shotgun sequence, the genomic segment CAGCACACTGACGAATTCGTGCTGTCACAAATGGTCCATCGAGGATTTATGCGCAGGAATTTTGAACCTCTATCGGCAGCTTGCACAGTCAAGTGCGGgattgatattttaaatttaatttattctatAATTACAGCGACATTTAATAGCTGAAccaaataaatacaaacagaataaattttaattttctaccaATCTCGTACGGTACGATATCGTAGCTGGTGCTGTTTATCGcacaaaatgtcaaaattgACGTCAACGTCGATGGCGGATCACGGTGGTTtagttttcataaaaaaaaaacatgatttaatATATTTGAATAACTCCTCATAATGTTTTAACATTGAAGTTTCATGAAATGTACAGTTGAACTAATTGAAAAGTGAATACGTGTTATGTAACAATTTAGTATTATTCTAAATTATAATTACAAATATACAaattatacaaatatataATTACAAATATAATTCTTCGATAGTTGCGTAATTAAATTGTACGTAATAAGATTGATTCTTTATggttatttaatttgattaaattataGTTCTAATTGGTTGAATAATgacatatttttaaaatacccTGCAAAACTGGTCTTTTTTGATTTCAGATAAAACGGAAATATCTCTTCAAAACGCGTGAAAGCCTCTCTCTACCGTGAGAGGTGAGAGTCCATCAACTGTCATTCATGCATTTCCCTTTAGGAACAgccaacgaaaaaataaatacagagattaaatttataaatgaaatgcTAAAATTAAAACTATACACCCATCACAAATATTTTTGAgcattaaaattgtttttaactaGCGAAGCTGATCTCTTGTAATGAGCTCATTTAATTCTTCATGTAGGTACTCATTTTTCAAGGGCTGCTGCTGAACCTGAAAGTGAGGTGAGCTGAATTTTTAACCGttaaatttcataaaaaatcatttttactGCTGCACTTTCAGTTGATATATTTATGAAAAAGGTGCGGTTAAGCATCGCGACGTATTGAGTTAGACTTATATTTAGACATTTACGTATTCATATATTTGCACATTGATTTAAGCTACATGAAGACGTTGCGCTATTACCGCGTGGCGATCTTGGCATGCAAGAGAAAATAATTCTATATCATTTTATCACTAACGATGATATAATGAGGTGTTATGCTGATGAATTTGTTGAGTTTCATTATTCATGTGGTATGATCGGTTAACGAAGACTGAAAATCGTAATTTAATAACGTTTTTAATACTAGCCAAATGGCTTCAATGTAGCTTACTGTACAACAGAATTCAGTTTTCTTACAACCGTTGAATAGTTTACTCACGATTACTAGTTGCTTAAGTACGAAATGACTTTGGTTTTGTAGAAACTTGATTTTGCAATACATTACAAATATGCGCTTGACAAAATCTGTGTTGTGGTACCTGTGAAATGTGATAGAGAAAATGTCTAACGCATTTTTGGCCAGCATCTATTATCTGCTTCTTCAGGTGCTTTCAGTAGCTGTGGGATTTCAATTCAAGTGTGAATTCACATCATGTAGTATTAGAAATTGGAGTCCCAGAGAAGAAGGCACTTTTGTTTTGAATCATATACCAAAATCTGCCAGCATATTGAATGTAGTGAAGCTGAAAGCCTCCTCGCTGAATATTGGCATTTTTTATAACAGAGCCCATTTATCCATAGCCAACATCAGCATTGAAAGATCGGCAGTTcagagtgtttttttgccatcatttGCGCGAGTTGTAAAGTTAATAGTGAGACGGACAAAACTCAGACAAATATCATTTCAGAAAAATAATACCTCTCTGGATATCCTACACATTTCCAACAGTTTGTTAACTATTGTTCCGAGAACTATAGGTCACCTCATCAAAATTAGAATTGTCACCATAACTGAGGCCCGTTTGAAAACTATCGACTTTAGATGGTTCGGAATGTTTCAACACTTGGAGGTATTGCACCTTTCCAGTAATATGATCAAGCATGTTTATCTTAGTGCGATATCGGAACAACATTTTCCAAGCCTGAAAGGGATTTACGTGCATGATAATCACTTGAAAACCATTGACATGGAAATATTTAGCAGCATGAAGTCATTAGCTTGgttatatttaaataataacaaaatcGAGCGCGTCCATGGACCAATCGTAGGTTCTACATTAAAGCAACTCCTCTTATCGTCAAATCGCCTAACGGAACTAGATTGTTGCAACTGGAATTTAAGCTCGTTGACATCCTTtgatttagaaaaaaacaagttaaaaCGATTACCAACATGCTTGAGCAGTGCAATGCCGATTATAGATACCATAAACGTAGGTTCAAATGAGCTCGAAGACGACGGGTTTTGGAGCACAATAACTTCCATGAGAAGCTTGCAGACTCTTATAGTGAAGCATAATAGTTTATCGAATGTGAACTTAACCAACATTACCGTCCAACTTAATTCGCTCGATTTGAGTAATAACAAATTACGCAATTTGACCATCCCTTTGACATCGGGACCACTCTACATCAATGTAAAATGCAATTATATTGACGAATTTGATCTTCCCAGTATGTCCTCTAATATTAGCAAATTAGATATGATGTGTAATCCAATGGATTGTTCCTattcaaaaatgcaaatcattGGCATGAATCACTCCGAAGCACAATATAgtatttgcaaaacaaatggcTTCGGTGAGCACTGTTACGGACCAAGTTGCATACCATTTTcgtaaacaacaaaaatgtgaaaaagaaCATAATGATTTGCATGTAATGCTTCACTAAGTCAAAAAATTTAGACCTTTAAAGCGTAAAGAGtttcaaatttatcaaaaaaatgtattcCAAGTGCAAAGCGCAAAGTTCAAAGAGCATATCGAAATTGATTAACAATTTACAAGAGTAAAAGCTTATAGTATCTACAATACAGAAGCGAAGAACGTAGCAGAATAGCAttaattttgtgtttatttagttgtcatttattttgaaaaccTCATACTATGATGACGATTGACTTTTTTAATGTCGTGTGGTTTTAAAGAATTGTAATGTTGTGAATACATTTATGTTTTaaagaaacatttttatgtCTGTTTCATTCTTTATCTCCAATGTATCTATTCTTATTTATCTATTTCAAGATTTCACTATATTCATACTGTCATCATTTCACTAAATCTCTACTAATTCTTGCTTGTTTTACTACACCTATATTTATCTTGAACTGGCCAAACAGGTTAAACGAGCATATTGACGAATCCAACTGTATATCGTATTTCACTATTCACGTCTGTGAgcttctgaaccggttcactcagtaggcgcgcgagagcgttacaaatgtcatttgtaacagCCGCATTATTCAATTACAATTATATCGTTGAATTTAATCTTCATCGTATGTTCTTTAACATAAGCTCGTTAGAAATGAACGGAAATCCAACAGATTGTAACTATTCATTACCGCCAATCAGCGGTTTAGTTGATGGATATCATGCCGCATAGCGGCATAgcatttgacaaaaaaaagggtcgatAAACATTGTTATCGACAAAATTTATTCGTCCCGTAGG encodes:
- the LOC128724077 gene encoding prolargin-like, which translates into the protein MIKHVYLSAISEQHFPSLKGIYVHDNHLKTIDMEIFSSMKSLAWLYLNNNKIERVHGPIVGSTLKQLLLSSNRLTELDCCNWNLSSLTSFDLEKNKLKRLPTCLSSAMPIIDTINVGSNELEDDGFWSTITSMRSLQTLIVKHNSLSNVNLTNITVQLNSLDLSNNKLRNLTIPLTSGPLYINVKCNYIDEFDLPSMSSNISKLDMMCNPMDCSYSKMQIIGMNHSEAQYSICKTNGFGEHCYGPSCIPFS